One Oncorhynchus kisutch isolate 150728-3 linkage group LG11, Okis_V2, whole genome shotgun sequence genomic region harbors:
- the LOC109899172 gene encoding homeobox protein SIX3: MVFRSPLELYPSHFFLPNFTERPVLLASSTPTRSPEDLSMFALPTLNFSPEQVASVCETLEETGDIERLGRFLWSLPVAPGACEQINKHESILRARAVVAFHTGNFRDLYHILENHKFTKDSHGKLQAMWLEAHYQEAEKLRGRPLGPVDKYRVRKKFPLPRTIWDGEQKTHCFKERTRGLLREWYLQDPYPNPSKKRELAQATGLTPTQVGNWFKNRRQRDRAAAAKNRLQHQGIRQNGMRSLSESGCTPRSSAESPSTAASPTTSISSMTERVDTGTSILSVTSSDSECDV, encoded by the exons ATGGTTTTCAGATCCCCTTTAGAGCTTTATCCCTCCCATTTCTTCCTGCCAAACTTCACTGAGCGCCCTGTGCTCTTGGCGAGCAGCACTCCCACCAGGTCTCCAGAAGACTTGTCAATGTTTGCGCTACCGACCCTCAACTTCTCTCCGGAGCAAGTGGCTAGCGTCTGTGAGACGCTAGAGGAAACCGGAGACATTGAACGACTGGGACGATTCCTATGGTCCCTGCCGGTGGCACCGGGAGCATGCGAGCAGATCAACAAGCATGAGTCCATCCTGCGAGCTCGCGCAGTGGTTGCTTTCCACACAGGGAATTTTCGAGACCTTTATCACATCTTGGAGAACCACAAGTTTACCAAAGACTCCCATGGCAAACTGCAGGCCATGTGGCTGGAGGCACACTATCAGGAGGCCGAGAAGCTGCGCGGTCGCCCCTTAGGGCCGGTTGACAAGTACAGGGTACGGAAGAAGTTCCCCCTGCCCAGGACCATCTGGGACGGCGAGCAGAAGACGCACTGTTTCAAAGAGAGGACGCGTGGTCTGTTAAGGGAGTGGTATCTTCAGGACCCATATCCAAACCCCAGCAAGAAAAGGGAACTGGCACAAGCCACTGGACTCACTCCTACACAGGTCGGAAATTGGTTTAAAAACCGGAGGCAACGAGACAGAGCCGCAGCAGCAAAAAACAG GCTTCAGCACCAGGGAATTAGACAGAACGGTATGCGGTCCCTTTCAGAATCCGGGTGTACTCCACGCAGCTCGGCCGAATCGCCGTCGACCGCGGCCAGTCCTACTACCAGCATCTCCAGTATGACAGAGCGAGTTGACACTGGAACGTCCATTCTTTCAGTAACATCCAGTGACTCCGAGTGCGACGTAtga